One part of the Eleginops maclovinus isolate JMC-PN-2008 ecotype Puerto Natales chromosome 14, JC_Emac_rtc_rv5, whole genome shotgun sequence genome encodes these proteins:
- the mark2b gene encoding serine/threonine-protein kinase MARK2 isoform X2 — MSTRTPLVQVIENTAGQETKSSSRSSMPRCRNSVATTTTDDQPHIGNYRLLKTIGKGNFAKVKLARHVLTGKEVAVKIIDKTQLNSSSLQKLFREVRIMKMLNHPNIVKLFEVIETEKTLYLVMEYASGGEVFDYLVAHGRMKEKEARAKFRQIVSAVQYCHQKCIVHRDLKAENLLLDADMNIKIADFGFSNEFTLGNKLDTFCGSPPYAAPELFQGKKYDGPEVDVWSLGVILYTLVSGSLPFDGQNLKELRERVLRGKYRIPFYMSTDCENLLKKFLILNPSKRGSLEQIMRDRWMNVGHEDEELKPYIEPMPDYKDPRRTGRNGNKLKNDIMLTMGFSAEEIQDSLVNQKYNDVMAAYLLLDFRNHELEESGIKPRPGSDVSNINAPSPPHKVQRSVSSNQKPQNRRTNDQGSSYSKRGGQTDNRTAGEDAGRKGSSGSSTTKMPASPLVPTDRKKSATPSTNSILSTGTSRSRNSPLTERAMVGQGIQNGKDSLNTPGSRASTASAAAVLSSSSSSSRPRHHKSLSSSNHPCPSDLHAPRPSATTQRAPGASPSAHNISSAAVSDRTNFSRGVGIRSTFHAGQQRGARDQQGSAYPGGPASPSLSHGNSQARRTHGATGIFSKFTSKFVRRNLSFRFPRSPYEGEGRDEGSRSMLSSTVDKSEKTSGGVLSSSNNDENNSSPGSGNTGGTGTPPAIGIQKESAKPRSLRFTWSMKTTSSMEPGEMMREIRKVLDSNSCEYELRERYMLLCVSGNPARDDFVQWEMEVCKLPRLSLNGVRFKRISGTSIAFKNIASKIANELKL; from the exons GTGGCTGTAAAGATTATTGATAAGACACAGCTCAACTCCTCCAGTTTGCAGAAG CTCTTCCGGGAGGTGAGGATTATGAAGATGTTGAATCACCCCAACATAG TCAAGCTGTTTGAGgtgatagagacagagaagacTTTGTACCTGGTAATGGAGTACGCCAGTGGAG GAGAGGTCTTTGATTACTTGGTGGCCCATGGAAGGATGAAGGAGAAAGAAGCCCGTGCCAAATTCAgacag ATTGTGTCAGCGGTGCAGTATTGCCATCAGAAGTGTATAGTACACAGAGACCTCAAG GCAGAGAACCTGCTTCTGGACGCAGACATGAACATCAAGATAGCAGACTTTGGCTTCAGTAATGAGTTCACTCTGGGGAACAAGCTGGACACGTTCTGCGGCTCCCCGCCCTACGCCGCCCCGGAGCTCTTCCAGGGGAAGAAGTACGACGGGCCCGAGGTGGACGTATGGAGCCTGGGAGTGATCCTGTACACGCTGGTCAGCGGCTCGCTCCCTTTCGATGGACAGAATCTCAAG GAATTGAGAGAGCGTGTGCTGCGTGGTAAATACAGGATTCCCTTCTACATGTCCACCGACTGTGAGAACCTGCTCAAAAAGTTTCTCATTCTGAACCCCTCCAAACGAGGCAGCCTCGAG CAGATAATGAGGGACCGGTGGATGAATGTGGGTCATGAGGACGAAGAACTCAAACCCTACATTGAGCCCATGCCAGATTATAAGGACCCCAGGCGGACAGGTAGGAACggaaacaaactcaaaaatg ACATCATGCTGACGATGGGATTTTCTGCGGAGGAGATTCAGGACTCGCTGGTGAACCAGAAGTACAATGATGTGATGGCCGCATACCTGCTACTGGACTTTAGGAACCATGAG CTGGAAGAAAGTGGTATCAAGCCCCGGCCAGGAAGTGATGTAAGCAACATTAACGCCCCCTCCCCGCCTCACAAG GTACAGCGCAGTGTGTCGTCCAACCAGAAGCCTCAAAACCGCAGAACCAACGACCAGG GCTCTTCCTACTCTAAGAGGGGGGGTCAAACAGACAACCGGACTGCAGGAGAGGATGCTGGGAGGAAAGGTTCATCAGGCAGCTCCACCACCAAGATGCCAGCCAGCCCTCTGGTCCCCACTGACCGCAAGAAGAGCGCCACGCCCTCCACC AATAGCATCCTGTCCACCGGTACCAGTCGCAGTCGGAACTCTCCTCTGACTGAGAGAGCCATGGTGGGCCAGGGCATCCAGAACGGCAAGGACAg cctAAACACTCCGGGCTCCCGCGCCTCCACTGCCTCGGCCGCTGccgtcctctcctcctcctcctcctcctcgcgTCCCCGTCATCACAAGTCCCTGTCCTCCTCCAATCATCCATGCCCCTCTGACCTGCACGCACCACGGCCCAG TGCCACGACTCAGCGGGCTCCCGGTGCCTCCCCATCTGCCCACAACATCAGCAGCGCTGCCGTGTCAGACCGTACCAACTTCTCCAGAGGGGTGGGCATCCGCAGCACATTCCACGCAGGCCAGCAGCGGGGGGCTCGGGACCAGCAGGGCTCCGCCTACCCCGGCGGGCCGGCGTCCCCGTCACTGTCACATGGCAACAGCCAGGCCCGGAGGACACACGGCGCCACAGGGATCTTCAGCAAGTTCACATCCAAGTTCGTACGCAG aaaTCTCTCGTTCAGGTTTCCAAGAAG TCCGTATGAGGGAGAGGGTCGGGATGAGGGGAGCAG GTCTATGCTGAGCAGCACAGTGGACAAGTCGGAGAAGACGTCCGGCGgggtcctctcctcttccaaCAACGATGAGAACAACTCCTCACCAGGATCTGGAAACACCG gTGGCACCGGCACCCCCCCGGCCATCGGCATCCAGAAGGAGTCGGCGAAGCCACGCTCGCTCCGCTTCACCTGGTCCATGAAGACCACGTCGTCCATGGAGCCGGGGGAGATGATGCGCGAGATCCGCAAGGTGCTGGACTCCAACAGCTGCGAGTATGAGCTGCGCGAGCGCTACATGCTGCTGTGCGTGTCGGGCAACCCGGCGCGCGACGACTTCGTCCAGTGGGAGATGGAGGTGTGCAAGCTGCCGCGGCTCTCCCTCAACGGCGTGCGCTTCAAACGCATCTCCGGCACGTCCATCGCCTTCAAGAACATTGCCTCAAAGATTGCCAACGAGCTCAAACTGTGA
- the mark2b gene encoding serine/threonine-protein kinase MARK2 isoform X6 — protein sequence MSTRTPLVQVIENTAGQETKSSSRSSMPRCRNSVATTTTDDQPHIGNYRLLKTIGKGNFAKVKLARHVLTGKEVAVKIIDKTQLNSSSLQKLFREVRIMKMLNHPNIVKLFEVIETEKTLYLVMEYASGGEVFDYLVAHGRMKEKEARAKFRQIVSAVQYCHQKCIVHRDLKAENLLLDADMNIKIADFGFSNEFTLGNKLDTFCGSPPYAAPELFQGKKYDGPEVDVWSLGVILYTLVSGSLPFDGQNLKELRERVLRGKYRIPFYMSTDCENLLKKFLILNPSKRGSLEQIMRDRWMNVGHEDEELKPYIEPMPDYKDPRRTGRNGNKLKNDIMLTMGFSAEEIQDSLVNQKYNDVMAAYLLLDFRNHELEESGIKPRPGSDVSNINAPSPPHKVQRSVSSNQKPQNRRTNDQGSSYSKRGGQTDNRTAGEDAGRKGSSGSSTTKMPASPLVPTDRKKSATPSTNSILSTGTSRSRNSPLTERAMVGQGIQNGKDSLNTPGSRASTASAAAVLSSSSSSSRPRHHKSLSSSNHPCPSDLHAPRPSATTQRAPGASPSAHNISSAAVSDRTNFSRGVGIRSTFHAGQQRGARDQQGSAYPGGPASPSLSHGNSQARRTHGATGIFSKFTSKFVRSPYEGEGRDEGSRSMLSSTVDKSEKTSGGVLSSSNNDENNSSPGSGNTGGTGTPPAIGIQKESAKPRSLRFTWSMKTTSSMEPGEMMREIRKVLDSNSCEYELRERYMLLCVSGNPARDDFVQWEMEVCKLPRLSLNGVRFKRISGTSIAFKNIASKIANELKL from the exons GTGGCTGTAAAGATTATTGATAAGACACAGCTCAACTCCTCCAGTTTGCAGAAG CTCTTCCGGGAGGTGAGGATTATGAAGATGTTGAATCACCCCAACATAG TCAAGCTGTTTGAGgtgatagagacagagaagacTTTGTACCTGGTAATGGAGTACGCCAGTGGAG GAGAGGTCTTTGATTACTTGGTGGCCCATGGAAGGATGAAGGAGAAAGAAGCCCGTGCCAAATTCAgacag ATTGTGTCAGCGGTGCAGTATTGCCATCAGAAGTGTATAGTACACAGAGACCTCAAG GCAGAGAACCTGCTTCTGGACGCAGACATGAACATCAAGATAGCAGACTTTGGCTTCAGTAATGAGTTCACTCTGGGGAACAAGCTGGACACGTTCTGCGGCTCCCCGCCCTACGCCGCCCCGGAGCTCTTCCAGGGGAAGAAGTACGACGGGCCCGAGGTGGACGTATGGAGCCTGGGAGTGATCCTGTACACGCTGGTCAGCGGCTCGCTCCCTTTCGATGGACAGAATCTCAAG GAATTGAGAGAGCGTGTGCTGCGTGGTAAATACAGGATTCCCTTCTACATGTCCACCGACTGTGAGAACCTGCTCAAAAAGTTTCTCATTCTGAACCCCTCCAAACGAGGCAGCCTCGAG CAGATAATGAGGGACCGGTGGATGAATGTGGGTCATGAGGACGAAGAACTCAAACCCTACATTGAGCCCATGCCAGATTATAAGGACCCCAGGCGGACAGGTAGGAACggaaacaaactcaaaaatg ACATCATGCTGACGATGGGATTTTCTGCGGAGGAGATTCAGGACTCGCTGGTGAACCAGAAGTACAATGATGTGATGGCCGCATACCTGCTACTGGACTTTAGGAACCATGAG CTGGAAGAAAGTGGTATCAAGCCCCGGCCAGGAAGTGATGTAAGCAACATTAACGCCCCCTCCCCGCCTCACAAG GTACAGCGCAGTGTGTCGTCCAACCAGAAGCCTCAAAACCGCAGAACCAACGACCAGG GCTCTTCCTACTCTAAGAGGGGGGGTCAAACAGACAACCGGACTGCAGGAGAGGATGCTGGGAGGAAAGGTTCATCAGGCAGCTCCACCACCAAGATGCCAGCCAGCCCTCTGGTCCCCACTGACCGCAAGAAGAGCGCCACGCCCTCCACC AATAGCATCCTGTCCACCGGTACCAGTCGCAGTCGGAACTCTCCTCTGACTGAGAGAGCCATGGTGGGCCAGGGCATCCAGAACGGCAAGGACAg cctAAACACTCCGGGCTCCCGCGCCTCCACTGCCTCGGCCGCTGccgtcctctcctcctcctcctcctcctcgcgTCCCCGTCATCACAAGTCCCTGTCCTCCTCCAATCATCCATGCCCCTCTGACCTGCACGCACCACGGCCCAG TGCCACGACTCAGCGGGCTCCCGGTGCCTCCCCATCTGCCCACAACATCAGCAGCGCTGCCGTGTCAGACCGTACCAACTTCTCCAGAGGGGTGGGCATCCGCAGCACATTCCACGCAGGCCAGCAGCGGGGGGCTCGGGACCAGCAGGGCTCCGCCTACCCCGGCGGGCCGGCGTCCCCGTCACTGTCACATGGCAACAGCCAGGCCCGGAGGACACACGGCGCCACAGGGATCTTCAGCAAGTTCACATCCAAGTTCGTACGCAG TCCGTATGAGGGAGAGGGTCGGGATGAGGGGAGCAG GTCTATGCTGAGCAGCACAGTGGACAAGTCGGAGAAGACGTCCGGCGgggtcctctcctcttccaaCAACGATGAGAACAACTCCTCACCAGGATCTGGAAACACCG gTGGCACCGGCACCCCCCCGGCCATCGGCATCCAGAAGGAGTCGGCGAAGCCACGCTCGCTCCGCTTCACCTGGTCCATGAAGACCACGTCGTCCATGGAGCCGGGGGAGATGATGCGCGAGATCCGCAAGGTGCTGGACTCCAACAGCTGCGAGTATGAGCTGCGCGAGCGCTACATGCTGCTGTGCGTGTCGGGCAACCCGGCGCGCGACGACTTCGTCCAGTGGGAGATGGAGGTGTGCAAGCTGCCGCGGCTCTCCCTCAACGGCGTGCGCTTCAAACGCATCTCCGGCACGTCCATCGCCTTCAAGAACATTGCCTCAAAGATTGCCAACGAGCTCAAACTGTGA
- the mark2b gene encoding serine/threonine-protein kinase MARK2 isoform X3: MSTRTPLVQVIENTAGQETKSSSRSSMPRCRNSVATTTTDDQPHIGNYRLLKTIGKGNFAKVKLARHVLTGKEVAVKIIDKTQLNSSSLQKLFREVRIMKMLNHPNIVKLFEVIETEKTLYLVMEYASGGEVFDYLVAHGRMKEKEARAKFRQIVSAVQYCHQKCIVHRDLKAENLLLDADMNIKIADFGFSNEFTLGNKLDTFCGSPPYAAPELFQGKKYDGPEVDVWSLGVILYTLVSGSLPFDGQNLKELRERVLRGKYRIPFYMSTDCENLLKKFLILNPSKRGSLEQIMRDRWMNVGHEDEELKPYIEPMPDYKDPRRTDIMLTMGFSAEEIQDSLVNQKYNDVMAAYLLLDFRNHELEESGIKPRPGSDVSNINAPSPPHKVQRSVSSNQKPQNRRTNDQGSSYSKRGGQTDNRTAGEDAGRKGSSGSSTTKMPASPLVPTDRKKSATPSTNSILSTGTSRSRNSPLTERAMVGQGIQNGKDSLNTPGSRASTASAAAVLSSSSSSSRPRHHKSLSSSNHPCPSDLHAPRPSATTQRAPGASPSAHNISSAAVSDRTNFSRGVGIRSTFHAGQQRGARDQQGSAYPGGPASPSLSHGNSQARRTHGATGIFSKFTSKFVRRNLSFRFPRRSPYEGEGRDEGSRSMLSSTVDKSEKTSGGVLSSSNNDENNSSPGSGNTGGTGTPPAIGIQKESAKPRSLRFTWSMKTTSSMEPGEMMREIRKVLDSNSCEYELRERYMLLCVSGNPARDDFVQWEMEVCKLPRLSLNGVRFKRISGTSIAFKNIASKIANELKL, from the exons GTGGCTGTAAAGATTATTGATAAGACACAGCTCAACTCCTCCAGTTTGCAGAAG CTCTTCCGGGAGGTGAGGATTATGAAGATGTTGAATCACCCCAACATAG TCAAGCTGTTTGAGgtgatagagacagagaagacTTTGTACCTGGTAATGGAGTACGCCAGTGGAG GAGAGGTCTTTGATTACTTGGTGGCCCATGGAAGGATGAAGGAGAAAGAAGCCCGTGCCAAATTCAgacag ATTGTGTCAGCGGTGCAGTATTGCCATCAGAAGTGTATAGTACACAGAGACCTCAAG GCAGAGAACCTGCTTCTGGACGCAGACATGAACATCAAGATAGCAGACTTTGGCTTCAGTAATGAGTTCACTCTGGGGAACAAGCTGGACACGTTCTGCGGCTCCCCGCCCTACGCCGCCCCGGAGCTCTTCCAGGGGAAGAAGTACGACGGGCCCGAGGTGGACGTATGGAGCCTGGGAGTGATCCTGTACACGCTGGTCAGCGGCTCGCTCCCTTTCGATGGACAGAATCTCAAG GAATTGAGAGAGCGTGTGCTGCGTGGTAAATACAGGATTCCCTTCTACATGTCCACCGACTGTGAGAACCTGCTCAAAAAGTTTCTCATTCTGAACCCCTCCAAACGAGGCAGCCTCGAG CAGATAATGAGGGACCGGTGGATGAATGTGGGTCATGAGGACGAAGAACTCAAACCCTACATTGAGCCCATGCCAGATTATAAGGACCCCAGGCGGACAG ACATCATGCTGACGATGGGATTTTCTGCGGAGGAGATTCAGGACTCGCTGGTGAACCAGAAGTACAATGATGTGATGGCCGCATACCTGCTACTGGACTTTAGGAACCATGAG CTGGAAGAAAGTGGTATCAAGCCCCGGCCAGGAAGTGATGTAAGCAACATTAACGCCCCCTCCCCGCCTCACAAG GTACAGCGCAGTGTGTCGTCCAACCAGAAGCCTCAAAACCGCAGAACCAACGACCAGG GCTCTTCCTACTCTAAGAGGGGGGGTCAAACAGACAACCGGACTGCAGGAGAGGATGCTGGGAGGAAAGGTTCATCAGGCAGCTCCACCACCAAGATGCCAGCCAGCCCTCTGGTCCCCACTGACCGCAAGAAGAGCGCCACGCCCTCCACC AATAGCATCCTGTCCACCGGTACCAGTCGCAGTCGGAACTCTCCTCTGACTGAGAGAGCCATGGTGGGCCAGGGCATCCAGAACGGCAAGGACAg cctAAACACTCCGGGCTCCCGCGCCTCCACTGCCTCGGCCGCTGccgtcctctcctcctcctcctcctcctcgcgTCCCCGTCATCACAAGTCCCTGTCCTCCTCCAATCATCCATGCCCCTCTGACCTGCACGCACCACGGCCCAG TGCCACGACTCAGCGGGCTCCCGGTGCCTCCCCATCTGCCCACAACATCAGCAGCGCTGCCGTGTCAGACCGTACCAACTTCTCCAGAGGGGTGGGCATCCGCAGCACATTCCACGCAGGCCAGCAGCGGGGGGCTCGGGACCAGCAGGGCTCCGCCTACCCCGGCGGGCCGGCGTCCCCGTCACTGTCACATGGCAACAGCCAGGCCCGGAGGACACACGGCGCCACAGGGATCTTCAGCAAGTTCACATCCAAGTTCGTACGCAG aaaTCTCTCGTTCAGGTTTCCAAGAAG GAGTCCGTATGAGGGAGAGGGTCGGGATGAGGGGAGCAG GTCTATGCTGAGCAGCACAGTGGACAAGTCGGAGAAGACGTCCGGCGgggtcctctcctcttccaaCAACGATGAGAACAACTCCTCACCAGGATCTGGAAACACCG gTGGCACCGGCACCCCCCCGGCCATCGGCATCCAGAAGGAGTCGGCGAAGCCACGCTCGCTCCGCTTCACCTGGTCCATGAAGACCACGTCGTCCATGGAGCCGGGGGAGATGATGCGCGAGATCCGCAAGGTGCTGGACTCCAACAGCTGCGAGTATGAGCTGCGCGAGCGCTACATGCTGCTGTGCGTGTCGGGCAACCCGGCGCGCGACGACTTCGTCCAGTGGGAGATGGAGGTGTGCAAGCTGCCGCGGCTCTCCCTCAACGGCGTGCGCTTCAAACGCATCTCCGGCACGTCCATCGCCTTCAAGAACATTGCCTCAAAGATTGCCAACGAGCTCAAACTGTGA
- the mark2b gene encoding serine/threonine-protein kinase MARK2 isoform X7: MSTRTPLVQVIENTAGQETKSSSRSSMPRCRNSVATTTTDDQPHIGNYRLLKTIGKGNFAKVKLARHVLTGKEVAVKIIDKTQLNSSSLQKLFREVRIMKMLNHPNIVKLFEVIETEKTLYLVMEYASGGEVFDYLVAHGRMKEKEARAKFRQIVSAVQYCHQKCIVHRDLKAENLLLDADMNIKIADFGFSNEFTLGNKLDTFCGSPPYAAPELFQGKKYDGPEVDVWSLGVILYTLVSGSLPFDGQNLKELRERVLRGKYRIPFYMSTDCENLLKKFLILNPSKRGSLEQIMRDRWMNVGHEDEELKPYIEPMPDYKDPRRTGRNGNKLKNDIMLTMGFSAEEIQDSLVNQKYNDVMAAYLLLDFRNHELEESGIKPRPGSDVQRSVSSNQKPQNRRTNDQGSSYSKRGGQTDNRTAGEDAGRKGSSGSSTTKMPASPLVPTDRKKSATPSTNSILSTGTSRSRNSPLTERAMVGQGIQNGKDSLNTPGSRASTASAAAVLSSSSSSSRPRHHKSLSSSNHPCPSDLHAPRPSATTQRAPGASPSAHNISSAAVSDRTNFSRGVGIRSTFHAGQQRGARDQQGSAYPGGPASPSLSHGNSQARRTHGATGIFSKFTSKFVRRNLSFRFPRRSPYEGEGRDEGSRSMLSSTVDKSEKTSGGVLSSSNNDENNSSPGSGNTGGTGTPPAIGIQKESAKPRSLRFTWSMKTTSSMEPGEMMREIRKVLDSNSCEYELRERYMLLCVSGNPARDDFVQWEMEVCKLPRLSLNGVRFKRISGTSIAFKNIASKIANELKL, from the exons GTGGCTGTAAAGATTATTGATAAGACACAGCTCAACTCCTCCAGTTTGCAGAAG CTCTTCCGGGAGGTGAGGATTATGAAGATGTTGAATCACCCCAACATAG TCAAGCTGTTTGAGgtgatagagacagagaagacTTTGTACCTGGTAATGGAGTACGCCAGTGGAG GAGAGGTCTTTGATTACTTGGTGGCCCATGGAAGGATGAAGGAGAAAGAAGCCCGTGCCAAATTCAgacag ATTGTGTCAGCGGTGCAGTATTGCCATCAGAAGTGTATAGTACACAGAGACCTCAAG GCAGAGAACCTGCTTCTGGACGCAGACATGAACATCAAGATAGCAGACTTTGGCTTCAGTAATGAGTTCACTCTGGGGAACAAGCTGGACACGTTCTGCGGCTCCCCGCCCTACGCCGCCCCGGAGCTCTTCCAGGGGAAGAAGTACGACGGGCCCGAGGTGGACGTATGGAGCCTGGGAGTGATCCTGTACACGCTGGTCAGCGGCTCGCTCCCTTTCGATGGACAGAATCTCAAG GAATTGAGAGAGCGTGTGCTGCGTGGTAAATACAGGATTCCCTTCTACATGTCCACCGACTGTGAGAACCTGCTCAAAAAGTTTCTCATTCTGAACCCCTCCAAACGAGGCAGCCTCGAG CAGATAATGAGGGACCGGTGGATGAATGTGGGTCATGAGGACGAAGAACTCAAACCCTACATTGAGCCCATGCCAGATTATAAGGACCCCAGGCGGACAGGTAGGAACggaaacaaactcaaaaatg ACATCATGCTGACGATGGGATTTTCTGCGGAGGAGATTCAGGACTCGCTGGTGAACCAGAAGTACAATGATGTGATGGCCGCATACCTGCTACTGGACTTTAGGAACCATGAG CTGGAAGAAAGTGGTATCAAGCCCCGGCCAGGAAGTGAT GTACAGCGCAGTGTGTCGTCCAACCAGAAGCCTCAAAACCGCAGAACCAACGACCAGG GCTCTTCCTACTCTAAGAGGGGGGGTCAAACAGACAACCGGACTGCAGGAGAGGATGCTGGGAGGAAAGGTTCATCAGGCAGCTCCACCACCAAGATGCCAGCCAGCCCTCTGGTCCCCACTGACCGCAAGAAGAGCGCCACGCCCTCCACC AATAGCATCCTGTCCACCGGTACCAGTCGCAGTCGGAACTCTCCTCTGACTGAGAGAGCCATGGTGGGCCAGGGCATCCAGAACGGCAAGGACAg cctAAACACTCCGGGCTCCCGCGCCTCCACTGCCTCGGCCGCTGccgtcctctcctcctcctcctcctcctcgcgTCCCCGTCATCACAAGTCCCTGTCCTCCTCCAATCATCCATGCCCCTCTGACCTGCACGCACCACGGCCCAG TGCCACGACTCAGCGGGCTCCCGGTGCCTCCCCATCTGCCCACAACATCAGCAGCGCTGCCGTGTCAGACCGTACCAACTTCTCCAGAGGGGTGGGCATCCGCAGCACATTCCACGCAGGCCAGCAGCGGGGGGCTCGGGACCAGCAGGGCTCCGCCTACCCCGGCGGGCCGGCGTCCCCGTCACTGTCACATGGCAACAGCCAGGCCCGGAGGACACACGGCGCCACAGGGATCTTCAGCAAGTTCACATCCAAGTTCGTACGCAG aaaTCTCTCGTTCAGGTTTCCAAGAAG GAGTCCGTATGAGGGAGAGGGTCGGGATGAGGGGAGCAG GTCTATGCTGAGCAGCACAGTGGACAAGTCGGAGAAGACGTCCGGCGgggtcctctcctcttccaaCAACGATGAGAACAACTCCTCACCAGGATCTGGAAACACCG gTGGCACCGGCACCCCCCCGGCCATCGGCATCCAGAAGGAGTCGGCGAAGCCACGCTCGCTCCGCTTCACCTGGTCCATGAAGACCACGTCGTCCATGGAGCCGGGGGAGATGATGCGCGAGATCCGCAAGGTGCTGGACTCCAACAGCTGCGAGTATGAGCTGCGCGAGCGCTACATGCTGCTGTGCGTGTCGGGCAACCCGGCGCGCGACGACTTCGTCCAGTGGGAGATGGAGGTGTGCAAGCTGCCGCGGCTCTCCCTCAACGGCGTGCGCTTCAAACGCATCTCCGGCACGTCCATCGCCTTCAAGAACATTGCCTCAAAGATTGCCAACGAGCTCAAACTGTGA